DNA from Leptospira mayottensis 200901116:
CAAGTTGTTCAATTTTCTTTTTATCAGCCAAAGACAAAAGAGGTCTTGCATGACCTTCGGAAATTCTTCCATTCTTGATTAAGTCTTGAACGGAATCAGGCAGCTGAAGAAGACGAATTAAATTCGAGATCGTAGAGCGATTTTTACCAACGCGCGCGGAAATATCGGTGATCTTTAAATTCAATTTTTCGGAAAGAGTTTTGTAAGCGATCGCTTCTTCAATCGGATTTAAATCTTCTCTTTGAATGTTCTCAATAATCGCCATCTCCATGGATTGATTTTCGGAAACATTTTTAACGATAGCCGGAATTTTGACAAAACCTGCAAGTTTACAGGCCCTATAACGACGTTCGCCCGAAATAATTTCGTAACCGACATCTAACTGTTTTACTACAATCGGCTGGATCACACCGTGAGCTTTGATCGTTTCCGAAAGTTCCTTCAGGGATTCTTCCGAAAAAGTTTTTCTAGGCTGACTTGGATTCGGACGAATTTCACCGATCCGTATTTCTCGAAGTGCCCCTTCTGCAGAAGAGTTCATTGGGGCTTTATTTTCGTTAACCGGAATTAAATTTCCAAGACCTCTTCCGAGGGCTTTGGGTTTGATTGCCATTTTTAATTCTTCCCTGCAACTTCCAAAGCAAGACTTCTGTAACTCTGAGCTCCTACTCCTTCTGGATCGTAACTCATAATCGTCTGCCCGAAAGAAGGGGCTTCGCTTAGCTTAACATTTCTAGGAATGATCGTAGTATAAACTTTATCTTTAAAATAAGATTTAACGTCTTCGGCAACTTGATTTGCAAGATTGGTTCTCTTATCAAACATAGTCAAAAGAACGCCTTCCAATTCCAAAGAAGGATTTAATTGATTTTGAACGAGAGAAATGATTTTCATTAACTGAGTCAAACCCTCCAAAGCGAAATATTCAGTTTGAAGAGTAATCATCACGCTGTCAGCAGCACAGAGTGCATTGATCGTTAAAATTCCCAATGAAGGGGGGCAATCGATTAAAATATAATCGTATTCAGCACGAAGTTCAGAGACCGCATTTTTTAATCTATATTCTCTTTGATCTTCCGCAAGAAGATCCGCCTCCGCACCGCTCAAATTGATATTAGAAGGAATAATATGAAGATTGGAAACATTTGTTCTTTGAATACATTCGTTCGTGGAAGATTCTCCTAAAAGTAATTCATAAGAAGTTTTTCCAAGAGTATTGATTTCAATCCCAAGACCAGACCCAGAATTTCCCTGAGGATCCATATCAATGATCAAAACCTTTTTTCCGATTGAAGCAAGATTGGCCGCAAGATTGATAGAAGTTGTCGTTTTACCGACACCGCCCTTTTGATTACTAATCGATACGATCTTTCCCATTACCGCTCTTACTCTCCTTACTGATATCCTTCCAAGCTCTTGGATAACCATGCCTTGGACTAGAAATCTTTTTCAAGAATTTAATATGTCGCATGCCTAAAAATTCAAGAGAAGATAAATCTTCGGAAGATTCCAAACGAAAACCAGAATAAGAAAGTACTTTCTCTTCTAATTTTGTATCAATATCATGTTTTCCTAAAAATGGGACATAAGTTCCTCCGACTTTTATAAGATTAGAAACTGCTTCCACACTGTAAGGATATGGAATAAAACCTCGTGATACGACATAATTTAAAGACAATTTGGATTCTTCTGTACGGATAAATTGAAACTTTAAGTCAGTAATTCGATTTGAACGAACAAAACCTTCTGTATGAGAAAGTTTTCTTTTTTGTGAATCGATTAAAACAACAACCGGATGTTCTTTAAGGCAACGAAAGAAAAATCCTGGAATCCCCGGCCCGGTTCCTGCATCTCCTAATTGCATTTCCTTTTGAAATCCGATTTTTTTCGCGATATGATAAACATGATAAATGGATTCCAAAACGTGACGATCTAAAATTTCTTCCGAATCCCTTTTGGAAAAGAATCCGCCAGCTTCATTTTTTTCTCTTAAGAATAACGTAAACTTACAAACCAAATCCCAATCAAAGAAATAAATAATTTCGTCCACTTCCTTCGGAAATCTTTCTCCCAATCTTTCCGTTATTGATTCAATTGAGAATTTTTTGGGATCTTGCATGATGCTAAAATAGAATTTTTATCCGTCTTGTCGTCACAGATTCTTTTCAAGAATTGGAAATTTAAAAAGTACAATTTCGGATTTATTTTTCGATTCAGAAAATTTTTTTTAAACTCGGGGTTTCTATTTTTGAGCAAATCGGTTTTGTTTTTTAGGAAGAAATTAAAATTCCAAGAGTTGTTTCAAA
Protein-coding regions in this window:
- a CDS encoding ParB/RepB/Spo0J family partition protein, whose product is MAIKPKALGRGLGNLIPVNENKAPMNSSAEGALREIRIGEIRPNPSQPRKTFSEESLKELSETIKAHGVIQPIVVKQLDVGYEIISGERRYRACKLAGFVKIPAIVKNVSENQSMEMAIIENIQREDLNPIEEAIAYKTLSEKLNLKITDISARVGKNRSTISNLIRLLQLPDSVQDLIKNGRISEGHARPLLSLADKKKIEQLAYQIAEKGLTARQVEDLVSNLTEEKSVPEKKKSRKDVNIVELENKFRKKYSMKIEIGHNQSSGKGKMTITYPNLEAMEKILNALGL
- a CDS encoding ParA family protein; protein product: MGKIVSISNQKGGVGKTTTSINLAANLASIGKKVLIIDMDPQGNSGSGLGIEINTLGKTSYELLLGESSTNECIQRTNVSNLHIIPSNINLSGAEADLLAEDQREYRLKNAVSELRAEYDYILIDCPPSLGILTINALCAADSVMITLQTEYFALEGLTQLMKIISLVQNQLNPSLELEGVLLTMFDKRTNLANQVAEDVKSYFKDKVYTTIIPRNVKLSEAPSFGQTIMSYDPEGVGAQSYRSLALEVAGKN
- a CDS encoding RsmG family class I SAM-dependent methyltransferase encodes the protein MQDPKKFSIESITERLGERFPKEVDEIIYFFDWDLVCKFTLFLREKNEAGGFFSKRDSEEILDRHVLESIYHVYHIAKKIGFQKEMQLGDAGTGPGIPGFFFRCLKEHPVVVLIDSQKRKLSHTEGFVRSNRITDLKFQFIRTEESKLSLNYVVSRGFIPYPYSVEAVSNLIKVGGTYVPFLGKHDIDTKLEEKVLSYSGFRLESSEDLSSLEFLGMRHIKFLKKISSPRHGYPRAWKDISKESKSGNGKDRID